A single Desulfovibrio piger DNA region contains:
- a CDS encoding fused MFS/spermidine synthase, with the protein MLEIIAFCCGALVMVLEMVGARVLAPHVGTSAVVWTSLIGVVLACLALGAWLGGRLADRHLSRRGLALILLGASLGSALAAGTHRLVGGALSAAITDIHLAAVACALGILALPALCCGMISPYIIRLRIRDVATSGATVGRLYALSTAGSIAGTFLGGFVLISFFASGTILWGVALGLLLLSLPAEPSRPWGRLALLCLLLLLAVWDRQCRQADGPLMVESPYNCMVIHEGRDRGRPVRVLSTDPGYSQSGMYLDDPDELYFDYTRFYALAVLARPQARDILMLGGGGGSVPKWLLSGRSGLDAAGLRLTVVELDPGMTAVARHWFLLPGEDPRLRLVHADARTFLNRQREQYDLLLVDVFNSCYSIPFHLGTQEAFAAMRRALRPGGVLAMNVIAAVEGEDGRLLRAIHAGLRRHFARVEIFCVTSPRHPGQLQNLMVLAFSQAATAAALRDAPGRSPEMAAMLACRYRAPLPAAEPLRDDFAPVERFALSLLRRP; encoded by the coding sequence ATGCTGGAGATCATCGCTTTTTGTTGCGGCGCCCTGGTCATGGTGCTGGAGATGGTGGGCGCCCGCGTGCTGGCCCCGCATGTGGGCACCTCGGCCGTGGTCTGGACCAGCCTCATCGGCGTGGTGCTGGCCTGTCTGGCCCTGGGCGCCTGGCTGGGGGGCCGCCTGGCCGACAGGCACCTTTCCCGGCGCGGCCTGGCCCTCATCCTGCTGGGGGCCTCCCTGGGCAGCGCCCTGGCCGCCGGGACGCACCGTCTGGTGGGCGGGGCGCTGAGCGCCGCCATCACGGACATCCACCTGGCCGCCGTGGCCTGCGCCCTGGGCATCCTGGCCCTGCCCGCCCTGTGCTGCGGCATGATCAGCCCCTACATCATCCGGCTGCGCATCCGGGACGTGGCCACTTCCGGCGCCACGGTGGGGCGGCTGTACGCCCTGTCCACGGCGGGCAGCATCGCGGGGACCTTTCTGGGCGGCTTCGTCCTCATCTCCTTCTTCGCCAGCGGCACCATCCTCTGGGGCGTGGCCCTGGGCCTGCTGCTGCTCTCGCTGCCGGCCGAGCCTTCCCGTCCCTGGGGACGGCTGGCCCTGCTGTGCCTGCTGCTCCTGCTGGCCGTCTGGGACCGGCAGTGCCGCCAGGCGGACGGGCCCCTCATGGTGGAGAGCCCCTACAACTGCATGGTGATCCACGAGGGCCGCGACAGGGGCAGGCCGGTGCGCGTCCTTTCCACGGATCCCGGCTACAGCCAGTCCGGCATGTATCTGGACGACCCGGACGAGCTGTATTTCGACTATACCCGCTTTTACGCCCTGGCCGTGCTGGCCCGGCCGCAGGCCCGGGACATCCTCATGCTGGGCGGGGGCGGCGGCTCCGTGCCCAAGTGGCTGCTGTCCGGCAGGAGCGGTCTGGACGCCGCCGGCCTGCGCCTGACCGTGGTGGAGCTGGACCCCGGCATGACCGCCGTGGCCCGGCACTGGTTCCTCCTGCCCGGGGAAGACCCGCGCCTGCGCCTGGTCCACGCCGATGCGCGCACCTTCCTCAACCGGCAGCGGGAGCAGTATGACCTCCTGCTGGTGGACGTGTTCAACTCCTGCTATTCCATCCCCTTCCATCTGGGCACGCAGGAGGCCTTCGCCGCCATGCGCCGGGCCCTGCGCCCCGGCGGCGTGCTGGCCATGAACGTCATCGCCGCCGTGGAAGGCGAGGACGGCCGTCTGCTGCGGGCCATCCATGCCGGGCTGCGACGGCATTTCGCCCGGGTGGAGATCTTTTGCGTTACCAGCCCCCGGCATCCCGGACAGCTGCAGAACCTGATGGTGCTGGCCTTCAGCCAGGCCGCCACGGCCGCGGCCCTGCGTGACGCCCCGGGCCGTTCGCCGGAGATGGCGGCCATGCTGGCCTGCCGCTATCGTGCGCCCCTGCCGGCGGCGGAGCCCTTGCGCGACGATTTCGCCCCGGTGGAGCGTTTCGCCCTGTCGCTGCTGCGCCGCCCCTGA
- the tadA gene encoding tRNA adenosine(34) deaminase TadA translates to MHLALDEARQAAREDEVPVGAVLVAADGRLLARAHNRPVALHDPTAHAEILALRAAGAASGNYRLGGGVLVVTLEPCAMCAAALVHARLAGVVYGAADRLAGAVTSCTETLDQPFFNHRVWHMGGVLARESVALLQDFFAGRRD, encoded by the coding sequence ATGCATCTGGCCCTGGACGAGGCGCGGCAGGCCGCCCGCGAGGACGAAGTGCCCGTGGGCGCGGTGCTGGTGGCGGCGGACGGCCGTCTGCTGGCCCGCGCCCACAACCGGCCCGTGGCCCTGCACGATCCCACGGCCCATGCCGAGATCCTGGCCCTGCGTGCCGCCGGGGCCGCCAGCGGCAATTACCGCCTGGGCGGCGGGGTGCTGGTGGTGACCCTGGAACCCTGCGCCATGTGCGCCGCGGCCCTGGTCCATGCCCGGCTCGCCGGGGTGGTCTACGGCGCGGCCGACAGGCTGGCCGGTGCCGTGACCTCCTGCACCGAGACGCTGGACCAGCCCTTCTTCAACCACCGGGTCTGGCATATGGGCGGCGTGCTGGCCCGGGAGAGCGTGGCCCTGCTGCAGGATTTTTTTGCCGGACGGCGGGACTGA
- a CDS encoding TRAP transporter substrate-binding protein, with amino-acid sequence MQTYAGAALAEHVIKPQIDAFNKAANGEMVIELYTSDQLVPTSELFRAVQRGTIDAAQCDEDSMSSPADVAIFGAYFPFATRYSLDVPALFEHWGLNKIWQEAYAEIKGVTWLGAGSWDPCNFATTTPVRSLADLKGKRVFSFPTGGRFMSRFGVIPVSLPWEDIQVALQTGELDGVCWSGITEDYTAGWADVCKYYLTNNINGGWIGSYFANSEKWNALPEHLKVLFRLTCDSSHYYRQHWYWWGEAHYRVTGGKMQLTSIPDAEWKQVETEAHKFWDEVAARSPRCARVVEILKQYNAEMEKAGRPYRY; translated from the coding sequence ATGCAGACATACGCCGGCGCGGCCCTGGCCGAGCATGTGATCAAGCCCCAGATCGATGCCTTCAACAAGGCCGCCAATGGCGAGATGGTCATCGAGCTGTACACCTCGGACCAGCTCGTGCCCACCAGCGAGCTGTTCCGCGCTGTCCAGCGGGGGACCATCGATGCCGCCCAGTGCGACGAGGATTCCATGTCGTCCCCCGCGGACGTGGCCATCTTCGGCGCCTACTTCCCCTTCGCCACGCGCTATTCCCTGGATGTTCCGGCCCTGTTCGAGCACTGGGGCCTCAATAAGATCTGGCAGGAGGCCTACGCCGAGATCAAGGGCGTCACCTGGCTGGGGGCCGGTTCCTGGGACCCCTGCAACTTTGCCACCACCACGCCCGTCCGCTCCCTCGCCGACCTCAAGGGCAAGCGGGTGTTCTCCTTCCCCACCGGGGGCCGCTTCATGAGCAGGTTCGGTGTGATCCCCGTCTCCCTGCCGTGGGAGGACATCCAGGTGGCCCTGCAGACGGGTGAGCTGGACGGCGTGTGCTGGTCAGGGATCACGGAGGACTATACCGCCGGCTGGGCCGACGTCTGCAAGTATTACCTGACCAACAACATCAATGGCGGCTGGATCGGCAGCTATTTTGCCAACAGCGAAAAGTGGAACGCGCTCCCCGAGCATCTGAAGGTCCTTTTCCGCCTGACCTGCGACAGTTCGCATTATTATCGGCAGCACTGGTACTGGTGGGGCGAGGCGCACTACCGTGTCACCGGCGGCAAGATGCAGCTGACGTCCATCCCGGATGCCGAGTGGAAGCAGGTGGAGACCGAGGCGCACAAGTTCTGGGACGAGGTGGCGGCCCGCAGCCCGCGCTGCGCCAGGGTCGTGGAGATCCTCAAGCAGTACAATGCCGAGATGGAAAAGGCCGGCCGTCCTTACCGTTACTGA
- a CDS encoding TRAP transporter small permease subunit — protein MFAYMKLYVRYVDALNRLVGRCVMYLVFAIMAILLFSSLSRTLFDRPVLWGVEMAQFVTTAYYLLGGGFALLMHSHARMDLFYGRLGARGRAAMDAVTVICLLTFLAFLLYGGISSTVYSIEFNQHNNTAWGPAVAPVKCFMVLGIVLTLLQAVSEFFKDIARVFGVVIGLDIPELLLVDGKDTETRDPAVHPQPALTSTEVSHA, from the coding sequence ATGTTCGCGTATATGAAGCTGTATGTGCGCTATGTGGATGCGCTCAACCGTCTGGTCGGGCGCTGCGTGATGTATCTGGTCTTCGCCATCATGGCCATCCTGCTGTTCTCCTCCCTGTCCCGCACGCTTTTCGACAGGCCCGTGCTGTGGGGCGTGGAGATGGCCCAGTTCGTCACGACGGCCTATTATCTGCTGGGCGGCGGCTTTGCCCTGCTGATGCATTCCCATGCCCGCATGGACCTGTTTTACGGCCGTCTGGGCGCCAGGGGACGCGCGGCCATGGATGCCGTGACCGTCATCTGCCTGCTCACCTTCCTGGCGTTCCTGCTTTATGGCGGGATCTCCAGCACCGTCTATTCCATCGAATTCAACCAGCACAACAATACGGCCTGGGGGCCCGCCGTGGCTCCGGTCAAGTGCTTCATGGTGCTGGGCATCGTGCTGACGCTCCTGCAGGCCGTTTCCGAATTTTTCAAGGACATCGCCCGGGTCTTCGGTGTCGTCATCGGACTGGACATCCCCGAGCTGCTGCTGGTTGACGGCAAGGACACGGAAACCCGGGATCCGGCGGTGCATCCCCAGCCCGCCCTGACCTCCACGGAGGTGAGCCACGCATGA
- a CDS encoding TRAP transporter large permease produces the protein MTFTFSYETVALIMFASMGLLMLTGQRVFGAIGFVGAVAGAFLWGTGGTEMAFNASMSLMNWFPMITLPLFIFMGYILSESGIANDLYRMFHVWMGPLPGGLAIGTVVLMVAISAMNGLSVAGMAIGATIALPEMLRRGYDKRMVSGVIQAGSSLGLMMPPSVVLVLYGMIARQPVNKLWLAGVGPALLFAVLIIAYIVIRCRLNPSMGPALPAEERAMPRAEKFRLLLAGLLPLAIIFSVTGFFLLGVTSLVESSAVGALAAMIAAALKHRLTARVLRVSLLQTLSVTCMFMWIMVAALCFSSVFDGLGAVHAIRRLFLEDWGLSPWGVLIVMQLSYLLMGMFLDDTAMLVIVAPLYIPLVKSLGFDPIWYGVLYTITCQIAYMTPPFGYNLFLMKAMAPKEITLADIYSSIIPFVGIMLVGLVLVMLFPGIAMYLPDRFL, from the coding sequence ATGACCTTCACCTTTTCCTATGAGACAGTGGCCCTCATCATGTTCGCGTCCATGGGGCTGCTCATGCTCACCGGACAGCGGGTCTTTGGCGCCATCGGTTTCGTGGGGGCCGTGGCGGGGGCCTTCCTTTGGGGGACGGGCGGCACGGAGATGGCCTTCAATGCCAGCATGTCCCTGATGAACTGGTTCCCCATGATAACCCTGCCCCTGTTCATCTTTATGGGCTATATCCTGTCGGAATCGGGCATCGCCAACGACCTTTACCGGATGTTCCATGTCTGGATGGGGCCCCTGCCCGGCGGGCTGGCCATCGGTACCGTGGTCCTGATGGTGGCCATCTCGGCCATGAACGGCCTGAGCGTGGCCGGTATGGCCATCGGCGCCACCATCGCCCTGCCCGAGATGCTCCGGCGCGGTTACGACAAGCGCATGGTCTCGGGGGTGATCCAGGCCGGCAGCTCGCTGGGGCTCATGATGCCGCCCAGCGTCGTGCTGGTGCTGTACGGCATGATCGCGCGGCAACCGGTCAACAAGCTGTGGCTGGCCGGTGTGGGGCCGGCCCTGCTGTTCGCGGTGCTCATCATCGCCTACATCGTCATCCGCTGCCGGCTCAATCCCTCCATGGGGCCGGCCCTGCCGGCAGAAGAGCGGGCCATGCCGCGGGCCGAGAAGTTCCGTCTGCTGCTGGCCGGGCTGCTGCCCCTGGCCATCATCTTTTCCGTGACGGGCTTTTTCCTGCTGGGGGTGACCAGCCTGGTGGAAAGCTCGGCGGTGGGGGCGCTTGCCGCCATGATAGCCGCTGCCCTCAAGCACAGGCTGACGGCCAGGGTCCTGCGCGTCTCCCTGCTGCAGACGCTGAGCGTGACCTGCATGTTCATGTGGATCATGGTGGCGGCCCTGTGCTTCAGTTCTGTCTTTGACGGTCTGGGGGCTGTCCACGCCATCCGCCGCCTTTTCCTGGAGGACTGGGGCCTCAGTCCCTGGGGGGTGCTCATCGTCATGCAGCTCTCGTATCTGCTCATGGGGATGTTCCTGGACGATACGGCCATGCTGGTCATCGTGGCGCCGCTCTATATCCCGCTGGTCAAGTCCCTGGGCTTTGACCCGATATGGTACGGTGTGCTGTACACCATCACCTGCCAGATAGCCTACATGACGCCGCCGTTCGGCTATAACCTGTTCCTGATGAAGGCCATGGCCCCGAAGGAGATCACGCTTGCGGACATCTACAGCTCCATCATCCCCTTTGTGGGCATCATGCTCGTCGGGCTGGTGCTGGTCATGCTGTTCCCCGGGATCGCCATGTATCTTCCCGACAGGTTCCTGTAA